One window of the Elusimicrobiota bacterium genome contains the following:
- the tadA gene encoding tRNA adenosine(34) deaminase TadA — MKHKKFMAVALIQANLAKKCGEVPVGAVVVINGKIVARGFNRTITDNDPTAHAEVIAVRKAAKKVGNYRLNNAIVYVTLEPCAMCAGMLVHARVKSVVYGTSDPKAGACGSVLNITCHAKLNHKIGVIQNVLQPQCAGILKKFFQEKR, encoded by the coding sequence ATGAAACACAAAAAGTTTATGGCTGTTGCTCTGATACAGGCAAATCTCGCAAAAAAATGCGGTGAAGTACCGGTCGGTGCGGTAGTGGTTATTAACGGGAAAATAGTTGCCCGGGGGTTTAACCGTACAATCACGGATAATGATCCTACAGCGCATGCTGAAGTTATAGCTGTGCGTAAGGCTGCAAAAAAAGTTGGGAATTACCGTCTTAACAATGCAATAGTGTATGTCACCCTTGAACCCTGTGCAATGTGTGCCGGTATGCTTGTGCATGCTAGAGTGAAAAGTGTTGTCTACGGCACATCCGATCCCAAGGCCGGTGCGTGCGGGTCCGTATTAAACATTACCTGCCATGCGAAGCTTAATCACAAAATTGGTGTGATACAAAATGTTTTGCAGCCACAATGCGCGGGAATATTAAAAAAATTCTTTCAAGAAAAGCGTTGA
- a CDS encoding PorV/PorQ family protein, which produces MKKNVIALISAVFFAVITVTSAGAAAPEIYKNTGYAGPAFLLMPFGARPAGLAGAFSALSDDSNALMFNPAGLGRVKQTDLQLMYSQWVAGITYQYAAYAQRFGFGAVGINYAYWTSPEMTEIVNETAGAKFTLRDSLLTLGAGFKLAKWCKVGFNVRNVQSAIGKYSVNTTLTDAGLILNTIRDGMSIGLAVQNMGSPVKYISEQITIPQIIRGAVNFRLVFAESYSVFNIGIEAVKPVDGDIDYYAGIEHIGGDALALRVGYKYSKYDMQLDQLSAWRAGVGLNLGGVYIDYAYIPFARVGQSHLISLGYKFKPPPEERKYNTKLGVTFDNIFISPNGDGMLDDVVMKPFVYEIDEVKGWNLEIKSSTGAVVKKFSGESNVPLDIPWSIKDEAGNVLPQGKYSAVITVLNKKKRPVVSPPTDIYVDITPPVVEIILSTPVFTPDGDGVNEIVDIKLKLWDLNTVIQSTFSIVDTINTQLMTYTSTGSLNGKAFQWDGKSADKKALPNAAYAVTVTAMDMAGNVIVKQENVTIAVPPLGMELIMSTNTITPDGDGVNDFVNFELRVNNSRRVSEWSLSIFNSVNKPVKVYKSTDTLPAVYKWDGTDDIYGKTVPQERYAVKFVAIDTAGNENVVQDLLTIGKPAPAKVEIKDANVRQDKRGLVVDLSSEILFGKGRADLSPYAYPAMDGVAALLKQYSINKVSIEGHTDTVGGDAE; this is translated from the coding sequence ATGAAAAAAAATGTTATAGCGTTAATCTCAGCGGTTTTCTTTGCGGTAATAACGGTTACTTCGGCAGGTGCGGCAGCACCTGAGATTTACAAAAATACGGGGTATGCCGGGCCGGCGTTTCTATTAATGCCGTTCGGTGCAAGGCCCGCGGGGTTAGCCGGGGCGTTTAGCGCGTTATCCGATGATTCTAATGCTCTGATGTTCAACCCTGCAGGGTTGGGGCGCGTAAAGCAAACTGACCTGCAGCTGATGTATTCCCAATGGGTTGCGGGGATTACTTATCAGTACGCAGCATATGCTCAGAGGTTTGGGTTCGGGGCTGTGGGTATAAACTACGCGTACTGGACCTCGCCTGAGATGACAGAAATTGTTAATGAAACCGCAGGGGCAAAGTTTACCCTGCGTGATTCATTGCTTACCCTCGGTGCGGGGTTTAAGCTCGCAAAATGGTGTAAGGTCGGGTTCAATGTGCGTAATGTGCAAAGCGCGATCGGAAAGTATTCGGTTAATACTACACTTACCGACGCTGGGTTGATATTGAATACTATACGTGACGGGATGAGTATCGGTTTGGCAGTACAAAACATGGGCTCGCCGGTTAAGTATATCAGTGAGCAGATAACTATCCCGCAGATTATCCGCGGGGCGGTTAATTTCAGGCTTGTCTTCGCAGAATCGTATTCTGTTTTTAATATCGGGATTGAAGCTGTAAAACCTGTGGATGGGGATATTGATTATTACGCTGGGATTGAGCATATCGGCGGGGACGCTCTGGCGTTACGTGTGGGGTATAAGTATTCTAAGTATGATATGCAATTAGACCAGTTATCCGCATGGCGCGCAGGGGTGGGGTTAAACCTCGGCGGGGTATATATTGATTACGCGTATATACCGTTCGCGCGGGTTGGGCAGTCACATTTGATATCTCTGGGATACAAGTTTAAACCGCCGCCGGAAGAACGTAAGTATAATACCAAGCTCGGGGTTACTTTTGACAATATATTCATCTCACCCAACGGTGATGGTATGCTCGACGATGTTGTTATGAAACCGTTTGTCTATGAGATTGATGAGGTGAAGGGTTGGAATTTGGAGATAAAGAGTTCAACAGGTGCGGTAGTGAAAAAGTTTTCCGGTGAATCCAACGTACCGCTTGATATTCCCTGGAGTATAAAAGATGAAGCGGGTAATGTCTTACCGCAAGGGAAGTACAGTGCAGTGATTACAGTATTGAACAAAAAGAAAAGGCCAGTTGTTTCGCCGCCTACGGATATTTATGTGGATATAACCCCGCCGGTTGTTGAGATTATTCTTTCCACCCCGGTGTTTACGCCGGATGGCGATGGCGTTAATGAAATAGTGGATATTAAACTTAAACTCTGGGATTTAAATACTGTTATACAATCAACGTTCAGTATTGTTGATACCATAAATACACAGTTGATGACTTATACTTCCACAGGGTCGCTTAATGGTAAGGCGTTCCAGTGGGATGGTAAGAGTGCAGATAAGAAGGCATTACCCAATGCTGCATACGCTGTGACAGTAACCGCTATGGATATGGCAGGGAATGTTATTGTGAAACAGGAAAATGTTACTATCGCAGTGCCGCCGCTGGGGATGGAACTAATAATGTCAACCAATACAATTACGCCGGATGGGGATGGGGTTAATGATTTTGTTAATTTTGAACTCCGCGTTAATAATTCGCGCCGTGTAAGCGAATGGTCGTTATCAATATTTAATTCTGTGAATAAACCGGTTAAGGTGTATAAGTCAACGGATACGTTACCGGCGGTATATAAGTGGGACGGTACTGACGATATTTATGGAAAGACTGTTCCGCAGGAACGCTATGCCGTGAAATTTGTTGCTATCGATACCGCGGGGAATGAAAATGTTGTACAGGACCTTTTGACAATTGGGAAACCTGCACCGGCAAAGGTTGAGATTAAAGACGCGAATGTCCGGCAGGATAAACGCGGATTAGTGGTTGACCTATCATCAGAAATATTGTTTGGGAAAGGGCGCGCGGATCTCAGCCCGTACGCGTATCCCGCAATGGATGGCGTTGCTGCATTATTAAAACAGTATTCCATAAATAAGGTGTCAATCGAAGGGCATACGGATACTGTCGGCGGTGATGCGGAGA